The following coding sequences are from one Novosphingobium sp. Gsoil 351 window:
- a CDS encoding mechanosensitive ion channel family protein — protein MTELDTLYFDTIAWFSSHALRIALAIGIGALLVLLFTGLKHLLLRGAARLGGDGSWPALIAAVIRKTRLWFLIALAARLVQGYANAPEMVGRTIGFVFIVAATFQAAIWARTFVLGLIEHRAGQNGQDSGLASAMAIIRLLVSFAVFAIALIFVLDNLGVNVTGLVAGLGVGGIAIGLAAQGIFGDLFAALSILFDKPFRVGDTIVYQGKEGPITGHVERIGLKSTRIRALTGELRIIANAKLLEQELTNMAGQRFFRMQIAVGVVYHTPPELAEAIPAIMQQTVEAAGQTFVRANFAAFGPSSLDYQLVFEAEVGDLPEAKAAYQAVALGLLRAFRERGIEFAYPTQTTYTAAPDGTMIMPYAGPPAAPGKSSEASP, from the coding sequence ATGACCGAACTCGACACCCTCTATTTCGACACCATCGCCTGGTTTTCGAGCCATGCGCTGCGGATCGCGCTGGCGATCGGGATCGGGGCGCTGCTGGTGCTGCTGTTCACCGGGCTCAAGCACCTGCTGCTGCGCGGCGCGGCGCGGCTTGGCGGTGACGGTTCGTGGCCCGCGCTGATCGCGGCGGTGATCCGCAAGACGCGCCTGTGGTTCCTGATCGCGCTCGCCGCGCGGTTGGTCCAGGGTTACGCCAACGCCCCCGAAATGGTCGGCAGGACCATCGGCTTCGTGTTCATCGTCGCCGCGACCTTCCAGGCGGCGATCTGGGCGCGGACGTTCGTGCTCGGGCTGATCGAGCACCGCGCCGGGCAAAATGGCCAGGATTCGGGCCTAGCCAGCGCGATGGCGATCATCCGCCTGCTGGTGAGCTTCGCGGTGTTCGCGATCGCGCTGATCTTCGTGCTCGACAACCTGGGGGTCAACGTCACCGGCCTCGTCGCCGGGCTGGGCGTGGGCGGCATCGCCATCGGGCTCGCCGCGCAAGGTATCTTCGGAGATTTATTCGCGGCGCTCTCGATCCTGTTCGACAAGCCGTTCCGGGTCGGCGACACGATCGTCTATCAGGGCAAGGAGGGCCCGATCACCGGCCATGTCGAGCGGATCGGCCTCAAATCCACCCGGATCCGCGCGTTGACTGGCGAGCTGCGGATCATCGCCAACGCCAAACTGCTCGAACAGGAGCTGACCAACATGGCGGGCCAGCGGTTCTTTCGGATGCAGATCGCCGTCGGCGTGGTCTACCACACCCCGCCCGAGCTGGCCGAGGCGATCCCGGCGATCATGCAGCAAACGGTCGAGGCCGCGGGACAGACCTTCGTGCGCGCCAACTTCGCCGCGTTCGGGCCGAGCTCGCTCGACTACCAGCTGGTGTTCGAGGCCGAGGTCGGCGACCTGCCCGAGGCCAAGGCGGCCTACCAGGCGGTCGCATTGGGGCTGCTGCGCGCGTTCCGCGAGCGCGGGATCGAGTTCGCCTATCCCACCCAGACCACCTACACCGCCGCACCCGACGGCACGAT